A single genomic interval of Litoreibacter ponti harbors:
- a CDS encoding DUF817 domain-containing protein → MPRFSTRGIERRLGDGVRARLTGWPGELLMFFLKQGWAALFGLLFIVALIATKLVWQDDWTLQRYDGLFIFAVTTQAAMLWFKLETWDEARVILLFHITGTAMELFKIHMGSWSYPEPGLFVIGGVPLFSGFMYASIGSYIARVIRIFDMRFAPYPPLWLTFAFGAAIYVNFFAHHFLPDIRLALFAGTLILFGRTRIWFYVGRTPRWMPMPLAALLAAFVVWIAENVGTMTGTWIYAGQSALEMVSFAKMGSWYLLLWVAFVTVTLVSRGALSRAALKPGPRPSPSAPGTLD, encoded by the coding sequence ATGCCCCGCTTCTCCACCCGCGGGATCGAGCGGCGGCTGGGCGACGGGGTCCGCGCGCGGCTTACTGGATGGCCGGGCGAGCTGTTGATGTTCTTCCTCAAACAGGGATGGGCCGCGCTGTTCGGGCTGCTGTTCATCGTGGCGCTGATCGCGACCAAGCTGGTATGGCAGGACGACTGGACGCTGCAAAGGTATGACGGGCTGTTCATCTTCGCCGTCACCACGCAAGCCGCGATGCTGTGGTTCAAGCTGGAGACCTGGGACGAGGCGCGGGTGATCTTGCTGTTCCACATCACCGGCACGGCGATGGAGCTGTTCAAGATCCACATGGGCTCGTGGTCCTACCCGGAGCCGGGGCTCTTCGTGATCGGCGGGGTGCCGCTGTTTTCAGGGTTTATGTACGCCTCCATCGGCAGCTACATCGCGCGGGTGATCCGCATCTTCGATATGCGCTTCGCGCCCTACCCGCCGCTCTGGCTGACCTTTGCCTTCGGGGCGGCGATCTACGTCAACTTCTTCGCCCACCACTTCCTCCCCGACATCAGGCTGGCGCTGTTCGCGGGCACGCTGATCCTGTTCGGGCGCACGCGCATCTGGTTCTACGTGGGCCGCACGCCGCGCTGGATGCCGATGCCGCTGGCCGCGTTGCTGGCGGCCTTCGTCGTCTGGATCGCCGAGAATGTCGGCACCATGACCGGCACCTGGATCTACGCGGGCCAATCGGCGCTGGAGATGGTGAGCTTCGCCAAGATGGGGTCGTGGTACCTGCTGCTCTGGGTCGCCTTCGTGACGGTCACGCTGGTGTCGCGCGGCGCCCTGTCGCGCGCGGCGCTCAAACCGGGCCCGCGCCCCTCGCCTTCCGCGCCCGGGACGCTAGACTAG
- a CDS encoding surface lipoprotein assembly modifier has protein sequence MSGTAAAQPVEVSLDQGFQIARRAFAQQNYALAHLIAQQILQAKPKDVPALLLSAASAPYVGRAKDGRLDARKAYLSAESPAQKRSAATFAAVASAQEKRPLLTQLWLRRAYQHSETEQQRSNISAQYRKYRQISPVRLFFSATVAPSSNLNGGADSQFLTIDGIYPVGVLSGSAQALSGTRATVRGQLTYTLSEATTRKTTLSVSGSISRVDLSGEAKALAPDISSRDLGDTQLGVSLRHQIAPGRKPIPDTYSLGVGQTWFGGESYYTYLTLGLGRQFRVGQDAIVRVGAENTRQFYEDGRSTRDISTLRAGMTRRVREGDLLSFNLSLSRSNSDTQNDRYEAVYASLGYELGEPIGPVSVAATIGYGETRYDNYTLGFFRVPGGRVDKTTRLSLDLTLSETGYLGFVPQINIAHNRTQSNVSRFERSTTGVGLSFVSAF, from the coding sequence TTGTCAGGCACCGCTGCCGCACAGCCAGTCGAAGTCTCCCTTGATCAGGGCTTTCAGATCGCGCGGCGGGCCTTCGCCCAGCAGAACTACGCCCTTGCGCATCTCATCGCACAGCAAATCCTGCAGGCGAAGCCGAAGGATGTCCCGGCCTTATTGCTGTCCGCCGCCAGCGCACCCTATGTCGGACGAGCGAAGGATGGACGGTTGGACGCCCGCAAAGCGTATCTTTCAGCCGAAAGCCCCGCGCAAAAGCGCAGCGCAGCGACCTTCGCCGCCGTTGCATCGGCACAAGAGAAACGCCCCCTCCTGACCCAGCTCTGGCTGCGCCGCGCCTACCAGCACAGCGAGACAGAGCAGCAGCGATCCAACATCTCCGCACAATACCGCAAGTACCGGCAGATAAGCCCTGTCCGGCTGTTCTTTTCGGCGACCGTGGCGCCAAGCTCGAACCTGAATGGCGGAGCGGATTCGCAGTTCCTGACGATCGACGGGATCTACCCGGTGGGCGTGCTCAGCGGCTCGGCACAGGCACTCAGCGGAACCCGCGCAACCGTTCGCGGACAACTCACCTACACCCTGTCGGAAGCCACTACCCGCAAAACGACGCTGAGCGTGTCCGGCAGTATTTCGCGGGTCGATCTGTCGGGCGAGGCGAAGGCCCTCGCCCCAGACATCTCGAGCCGCGATCTTGGCGATACGCAGCTGGGCGTGTCCTTGCGCCACCAGATCGCCCCCGGACGCAAACCGATCCCCGACACGTATTCTTTGGGCGTCGGGCAAACATGGTTCGGCGGCGAGAGTTACTATACCTATCTGACGCTTGGTCTCGGGCGCCAGTTCCGCGTGGGGCAAGATGCGATCGTGCGGGTGGGCGCGGAAAACACCCGGCAGTTTTATGAGGACGGGCGTTCAACCCGTGACATCTCGACCCTGCGGGCCGGAATGACCCGCCGCGTGCGCGAGGGCGACCTGTTAAGCTTCAACCTGTCGCTCAGCCGCTCCAATTCGGACACCCAAAACGATCGCTACGAGGCGGTCTACGCGTCGCTTGGATACGAGCTGGGCGAGCCGATCGGGCCGGTCTCGGTCGCGGCCACGATTGGTTATGGCGAGACCCGATATGACAACTACACGCTCGGCTTCTTCCGCGTCCCCGGAGGCCGCGTCGACAAGACCACGCGGCTCAGCCTCGACCTGACTCTGAGCGAGACCGGCTATCTTGGGTTCGTGCCGCAAATCAACATCGCGCATAACCGCACGCAATCCAATGTCAGCCGGTTCGAACGCTCGACCACGGGGGTCGGATTGAGCTTCGTCAGCGCCTTCTGA
- the thyX gene encoding FAD-dependent thymidylate synthase, with protein MPISPDQATEIAELRANTQPTLRATVPGMEAHLYTAHEVLDHGFIRVIDYMGDDSAICQAARVSYGRGTKSVQNDEGLIRYLMRHWHSTPFEMCEIKLHVKLPVFVARQWIRHRTANVNEYSARYSILDREFYIPAPEDLAAQSVVNNQGRGEALSGEEADRVLRYLKDDSTRAYDHYEEMISQDDQQGLARELARMNLPANIYTQWYWKVDLHNLFHFLRLRADSHAQYEIRVYADAICEVVKDWVPAAYGAFEDYRLGGAQLSGKALDCVRRMLAGEKVTQETSGMSKGEWREFEHLF; from the coding sequence ATGCCCATCTCCCCAGACCAAGCCACCGAAATCGCAGAGCTGCGCGCCAACACCCAGCCCACGCTGCGCGCCACCGTGCCGGGGATGGAGGCGCATCTCTACACCGCCCACGAGGTGCTCGACCACGGCTTCATCCGGGTGATCGATTACATGGGCGACGATTCAGCGATCTGTCAGGCGGCGCGGGTCAGCTACGGGCGCGGCACCAAGTCGGTGCAGAACGACGAGGGGCTGATCCGCTACCTGATGCGCCACTGGCACTCGACGCCCTTCGAGATGTGCGAGATCAAGCTGCACGTGAAGCTGCCGGTCTTCGTCGCGCGGCAGTGGATCCGGCACCGCACCGCCAATGTCAACGAGTACTCCGCGCGCTACTCGATCCTCGACCGGGAGTTCTACATCCCCGCGCCCGAGGACCTCGCCGCGCAATCCGTGGTCAACAATCAGGGCCGGGGCGAGGCCTTGAGCGGCGAGGAGGCCGACCGCGTCCTGCGCTACCTCAAGGATGACAGCACGCGCGCCTATGATCACTACGAGGAGATGATCAGCCAGGATGACCAGCAGGGCCTCGCGCGGGAGCTGGCGCGGATGAACCTGCCCGCCAACATCTACACCCAATGGTACTGGAAGGTGGACCTGCACAACCTGTTCCACTTCCTGCGCCTGCGGGCCGACAGCCACGCGCAGTATGAAATCCGGGTCTATGCCGATGCGATCTGCGAGGTGGTTAAGGACTGGGTCCCCGCCGCCTACGGCGCGTTCGAGGACTACCGCTTGGGCGGCGCCCAGCTGTCCGGCAAGGCGCTGGACTGCGTGCGGCGGATGCTGGCGG
- a CDS encoding VOC family protein, producing MKVEYLHTMVRVKDLEKSIAFYKMLGLVERRRSENEGGRFTLVFLCPPDQADGHADVELTYNWDGDDGLPSDSRHFGHLAYRVENIYEMCQQLMDAGVTINRPPRDGHMAFVRSPDNISVELLQMGDALPPQEPWASMENTGHW from the coding sequence ATGAAAGTCGAATATCTGCACACGATGGTCCGCGTGAAGGACCTGGAGAAATCCATCGCGTTCTACAAGATGCTGGGCCTCGTCGAGCGCCGCCGCAGCGAGAATGAGGGCGGGCGGTTTACCCTGGTGTTCCTCTGCCCGCCCGATCAGGCCGACGGCCACGCCGATGTGGAGCTGACGTATAATTGGGACGGCGATGACGGCCTGCCGTCCGACAGCCGCCATTTCGGCCACCTCGCCTACCGGGTCGAGAATATCTACGAGATGTGCCAGCAGCTGATGGATGCGGGCGTGACGATCAACCGCCCGCCGCGCGACGGCCACATGGCTTTCGTGCGCTCGCCCGACAACATCTCGGTGGAGCTCTTGCAGATGGGCGACGCCCTGCCGCCGCAAGAGCCCTGGGCGTCGATGGAGAACACCGGACATTGGTGA